From Agromyces sp. SYSU T00194, a single genomic window includes:
- a CDS encoding sulfite exporter TauE/SafE family protein, whose protein sequence is MTTPPASPADETARGGRYWFWLATVGVIGGVLSGAFGVGGGIIMVPLLIFLTGMDQRRASATSLAAIVPTAIAGAATYLANGQVDVLAALFVAVGGVVGSYLGAMLLRRISLTWLRWMFIAVMLIAAVRLFLVVPTRDEGVLDIDVWTAIALTGLGLAMGIASGLFGVGGGIIAVPGLMALFGMGDLIAKGTSLLVMIPTAISGSVANTRGGLVRLSEAAVVGVAATVASFGGVALAFVMPPALASYLFAALILFAAVQLAIRAVRAQRKG, encoded by the coding sequence ATGACGACTCCCCCGGCATCCCCCGCCGACGAGACCGCCCGAGGCGGCCGCTACTGGTTCTGGCTCGCGACCGTCGGCGTGATCGGCGGCGTACTGTCGGGCGCGTTCGGCGTCGGCGGCGGCATCATCATGGTGCCGCTGCTGATCTTCCTGACCGGCATGGACCAGCGCCGCGCCTCCGCCACCTCGCTCGCCGCGATCGTGCCCACGGCGATCGCGGGTGCCGCGACGTACCTCGCGAACGGCCAGGTCGACGTGCTCGCCGCCTTGTTCGTCGCGGTCGGCGGCGTCGTGGGCTCGTACCTGGGGGCGATGCTCCTGCGCCGGATCAGCCTGACCTGGCTGCGCTGGATGTTCATCGCGGTCATGCTCATCGCGGCGGTCCGGCTCTTCCTGGTGGTGCCGACCCGCGACGAGGGCGTGCTCGACATCGACGTCTGGACCGCGATCGCGCTGACCGGCCTCGGCCTCGCCATGGGCATCGCGTCGGGCCTGTTCGGCGTCGGCGGCGGCATCATCGCGGTGCCCGGCCTGATGGCCCTGTTCGGCATGGGCGACCTGATCGCGAAGGGCACGAGCCTGCTCGTCATGATCCCCACCGCGATCAGCGGCTCCGTGGCGAACACGCGCGGCGGGCTCGTGCGGCTCTCCGAGGCGGCCGTCGTGGGCGTCGCGGCGACCGTCGCATCGTTCGGAGGCGTCGCGCTGGCGTTCGTCATGCCGCCGGCGCTGGCGTCGTACCTGTTCGCGGCGCTCATCCTCTTCGCGGCGGTGCAGCTGGCGATCCGGGCGGTGCGCGCGCAGCGGAAGGGCTGA
- a CDS encoding YceI family protein — translation MDTQIATHPQFIAGTWKLDPMHAELSFSVRHLAISKVRGSFETFDVTVVTSEDPAATTIEATIDIASVTTNQKDRDAHLRTGDFFKAEEFPTATFRSTSVAIDGDDFVIEGDLTLRGVTKPITLKGEFGGVATDAYGQTKAGATATTKINRHDFGVSWNAALETGGVMLGDDVTLTAELQVTLQA, via the coding sequence ATGGATACGCAGATCGCCACCCACCCCCAGTTCATCGCCGGCACCTGGAAGCTCGACCCCATGCACGCCGAGCTCTCGTTCTCGGTGCGCCACCTCGCCATCAGCAAGGTGCGCGGCTCGTTCGAGACCTTCGACGTGACCGTCGTGACCTCGGAGGACCCCGCCGCGACCACCATCGAGGCGACCATCGACATCGCCTCGGTCACCACCAACCAGAAGGACCGCGACGCGCACCTGCGCACCGGCGACTTCTTCAAGGCCGAGGAGTTCCCCACGGCGACGTTCCGCTCGACCAGCGTCGCGATCGACGGCGACGACTTCGTCATCGAGGGCGACCTCACCCTGCGCGGCGTCACGAAGCCGATCACCCTCAAGGGCGAGTTCGGCGGCGTCGCGACCGACGCCTACGGCCAGACCAAGGCCGGCGCGACCGCCACCACCAAGATCAACCGCCACGACTTCGGCGTCAGCTGGAACGCCGCGCTCGAGACCGGCGGCGTGATGCTGGGCGACGACGTCACCCTCACCGCCGAGCTGCAGGTGACCCTGCAGGCCTAG
- the sigK gene encoding ECF RNA polymerase sigma factor SigK, translating to MLELVRPDTETDAPATTPDALLVRVGTGDQEAFGLLYDRMAPRVLGLVRRLLVDPAQSEEVAQEVFLEVWQQAPRFDPVRGSAVSWMLTLAHRRAVDRIRSAQSAHDRDVAAGHRDLAAPVPDPSESVEVRIEHERVVRAMGGLSGPQRESIELAYYGGLTQREIAERLEVPLGTVKTRIRDGMGRLRDALGVTT from the coding sequence ATGCTGGAACTCGTGCGCCCCGACACCGAGACCGACGCACCGGCCACCACGCCGGACGCGCTGCTGGTGCGTGTCGGCACCGGCGACCAGGAGGCGTTCGGCCTGCTGTACGACCGCATGGCGCCGCGGGTGCTCGGCCTCGTGCGCCGGTTGCTCGTCGACCCCGCCCAGTCGGAGGAGGTCGCGCAGGAGGTGTTCCTCGAGGTCTGGCAGCAGGCGCCGCGCTTCGACCCCGTCCGAGGCTCCGCCGTGTCGTGGATGCTGACGCTCGCGCACCGGCGCGCCGTCGATCGCATCCGCTCCGCGCAGTCGGCGCACGACCGCGACGTCGCCGCCGGCCACCGCGACCTGGCCGCTCCGGTCCCCGATCCGTCGGAGTCGGTGGAGGTCCGCATCGAGCACGAGCGGGTGGTGCGGGCGATGGGCGGCCTCTCCGGGCCGCAGCGCGAATCGATCGAGCTCGCCTACTACGGCGGGCTCACGCAACGCGAGATCGCCGAACGGCTCGAGGTGCCGCTCGGCACGGTGAAGACCCGA
- a CDS encoding VOC family protein — translation MSILNPYLSFDGVAREAMEFYRSVFGGELTTSTFRDFHMEDLPEDELDGIMHAQLTTPSGFTLMGADAPSTMGPASPNGQISLSGEADEEADLRGWFAGLAEGGSVDMPLDVAPWGDAFGQVTDRYGVTWYVNLAGPGSQAG, via the coding sequence ATGTCCATCCTCAATCCGTACCTCAGCTTCGACGGCGTCGCCCGCGAGGCGATGGAGTTCTACCGGTCGGTCTTCGGCGGCGAGCTCACCACGAGCACCTTCCGCGACTTCCACATGGAGGACCTGCCGGAGGACGAGCTCGACGGCATCATGCACGCCCAGCTGACGACCCCGTCGGGTTTCACGCTCATGGGCGCCGACGCCCCGTCGACCATGGGGCCGGCCTCGCCCAACGGGCAGATCTCGCTGTCGGGCGAAGCCGACGAGGAGGCGGACCTGCGGGGCTGGTTCGCGGGACTCGCCGAGGGCGGCTCGGTCGACATGCCGCTCGACGTCGCCCCGTGGGGCGACGCGTTCGGGCAGGTGACCGATCGCTACGGCGTGACCTGGTACGTGAACCTCGCAGGGCCCGGCAGCCAGGCGGGCTGA
- a CDS encoding NUDIX domain-containing protein, whose translation MGETSAGILLHRRGPTGVEVYLGHMGGPFWQGRDAAAWTIPKGTFTDEEPLDAALREFEEEIGFAAPEVTYRELGRFRYSSGKVVTVFAGESDFDPGPVRSNTFELEWPPRSGRRQAFPELDDARWVPIAHARELLVRGQRPALDALLALLEA comes from the coding sequence ATGGGGGAGACGAGTGCGGGCATCCTGCTGCATCGGCGGGGGCCGACCGGCGTCGAGGTGTACCTCGGCCACATGGGCGGCCCGTTCTGGCAGGGCAGGGACGCCGCGGCCTGGACGATCCCCAAGGGCACCTTCACCGACGAGGAGCCGCTCGACGCCGCGCTGCGGGAGTTCGAGGAGGAGATCGGGTTCGCGGCGCCCGAGGTGACGTACCGCGAGCTGGGCCGGTTCCGGTACAGCTCGGGGAAGGTCGTCACGGTCTTCGCGGGCGAGTCCGACTTCGATCCGGGTCCGGTGCGCAGCAACACCTTCGAGCTGGAGTGGCCGCCGCGCTCGGGTCGGCGGCAGGCGTTCCCCGAGCTCGACGACGCGCGCTGGGTGCCGATCGCCCACGCGCGCGAGCTGCTCGTCCGGGGGCAGCGGCCCGCGCTCGACGCGCTGCTCGCCCTGCTCGAGGCCTGA
- a CDS encoding alpha/beta hydrolase family protein, giving the protein MTGWTEDVRIAVDDAWVPGAFTGPADPTALLVVAHGAGAGMEHPWLTGFCGAVAEAGVATLRFDFPYRVAGRRFPDRPPVAIATWRAVLDAARERAGALPVWASGKSYGGRMASMAVAEGADASGLVFLGYPLHPPGRPERLRDAHLYGITAPMLFLQGDNDPFAKPVEQLEDVVRRIGPNARLEWVPGGGHSFEVAGRRRSQAELGASVAPAVAAFLREH; this is encoded by the coding sequence ATGACCGGCTGGACCGAGGACGTGCGCATCGCCGTCGACGACGCGTGGGTGCCCGGCGCGTTCACCGGCCCCGCGGACCCGACCGCGCTGCTGGTCGTCGCGCACGGCGCGGGCGCCGGCATGGAGCATCCGTGGCTCACCGGGTTCTGCGGGGCCGTCGCCGAGGCGGGCGTGGCGACGCTGCGCTTCGACTTCCCGTACCGCGTCGCGGGACGCCGGTTCCCCGACCGGCCGCCGGTCGCCATCGCCACCTGGCGGGCGGTGCTCGACGCGGCACGCGAGCGCGCCGGCGCGCTGCCGGTCTGGGCCTCGGGGAAGTCGTACGGCGGACGCATGGCGTCGATGGCGGTGGCGGAGGGGGCGGACGCCTCGGGGCTGGTGTTCCTCGGGTATCCGCTGCATCCGCCCGGGCGCCCCGAGCGGCTGCGCGACGCGCACCTGTACGGCATCACCGCGCCGATGCTGTTCCTCCAGGGCGACAACGACCCGTTCGCGAAGCCGGTCGAGCAGCTCGAGGACGTCGTGCGGCGCATCGGGCCGAACGCCCGCCTCGAGTGGGTGCCGGGCGGCGGGCACTCGTTCGAGGTCGCGGGCCGCAGGCGGTCGCAGGCCGAGCTCGGGGCATCCGTCGCACCCGCCGTCGCCGCATTCCTGCGGGAGCACTGA